The following coding sequences lie in one Cannabis sativa cultivar Pink pepper isolate KNU-18-1 chromosome 5, ASM2916894v1, whole genome shotgun sequence genomic window:
- the LOC115717525 gene encoding hevamine-A-like gives MARDNSQQLIIFLVLGIISTLAFLVQTSNAGGIAIYWGQASNEETLMATCKSGRYKYVMISFLNKFGNGQNPQLNLASHCNPVGGGCRVASKGIKACQKKGIKVFLSIGGGIGKYTLTSKADAKKVADYLWHNFLGGKSSSRPLGDAVLDGIDFDIELGNPNYYDDLARFLKGRSTSKRPVLLSAAPQCIYPDRFVGEALKAVSFDYVWVQFYNNGPCQYDSKTDSVKKLLKSWEEWNKNLTKAKKIFMGLPAARKAAGKVGGYIPASELKSRVLPKIKKSKKYGGVMLWNKFWDVQNKYSNAIVRSV, from the coding sequence atggctAGAGATAATTCTCAACAATTGATCATATTTCTTGTCCTTGGTATCATTTCAACCTTAGCTTTCTTAGTCCAAACCTCCAATGCAGGTGGCATAGCCATCTACTGGGGCCAAGCAAGTAATGAAGAAACCCTTATGGCTACTTGCAAGTCAGGAAGGTACAAATATGTCATGATATCCTTTCTCAACAAGTTTGGCAACGGCCAAAACCCGCAGCTTAACCTTGCTAGCCACTGCAACCCCGTGGGAGGTGGTTGCAGGGTCGCTAGCAAAGGTATAAAAGCTTGTCAAAAGAAAGGAATCAAAGTGTTCCTTTCCATTGGTGGCGGCATTGGAAAGTACACTCTAACTTCCAAAGCCGACGCCAAAAAAGTAGCTGACTACTTATGGCACAACTTCTTAGGTGGCAAGTCAAGCTCTCGTCCCTTGGGCGACGCGGTTTTGGATGGAATTGATTTTGACATCGAGCTCGGAAACCCTAATTACTACGACGATCTAGCTAGGTTTTTGAAAGGTCGTAGTACAAGTAAAAGGCCTGTTTTGTTAAGTGCTGCTCCTCAGTGCATATATCCTGATAGGTTTGTTGGTGAGGCTCTTAAGGCTGTGAGTTTTGACTATGTTTGGGTTCAGTTTTACAACAATGGTCCTTGCCAGTATGATTCCAAAACTGACTCTGTTAAGAAGCTTCTTAAGTCTTGGGAGGAATGGAACAAAAACTTAACTAAGGCCAAGAAGATCTTTATGGGGTTGCCGGCGGCCAGAAAGGCAGCCGGGAAAGTTGGAGGGTACATTCCGGCGAGTGAACTGAAGTCAAGGGTTCTTCCAAAGATTAAGAAGTCCAAAAAGTATGGAGGTGTGATGCTTTGGAACAAGTTTTGGGATGTTCAGAATAAATATAGTAATGCCATTGTCCGAAGTGTTTAA